The following are from one region of the Corylus avellana chromosome ca1, CavTom2PMs-1.0 genome:
- the LOC132168215 gene encoding major allergen Pru ar 1-like, whose amino-acid sequence MGVITYTDEYTSPIPPARLFKALVIEAHILIPKLLPQAGKSIEIIQGDGGAGSIRQITFAEGSQFSTVKNRIDDLNEKTYSYKYTVIGGDALADKLELIVHEVKFEATAERGSKNKMTTKYHTKGDVVIKEEEIKAGKEKVLGMYKVVEGYLLQNPDADA is encoded by the coding sequence ATGGGCGTAATCACTTACACAGACGAGTACACCTCCCCTATTCCACCAGCCAGATTGTTCAAAGCCTTGGTCATTGAAGCTCACATCCTCATCCCAAAACTCCTCCCACAGGCTGGTAAGAGCATTGAAATCATTCAAGGAGATGGAGGGGCTGGAAGCATTAGGCAGATCACTTTCGCCGAAGGTAGCCAATTTAGTACCGTCAAGAACCGAATTGATGACCTAAATGAAAAGACTTATTCCTACAAGTACACTGTGATCGGAGGTGATGCCTTGGCTGACAAGCTTGAATTGATTGTTCATGAGGTTAAATTTGAGGCAACAGCAGAACGTGGGAGTAAAAATAAGATGACAACCAAGTACCATACCAAAGGTGACGTAGTGATCAAGGAAGAGGAAATCAAGGCTGGGAAGGAAAAGGTGTTGGGTATGTACAAAGTTGTAGAAGGCTACCTCCTCCAAAACCCTGATGCCGATGCTTAA
- the LOC132167465 gene encoding pathogenesis-related protein STH-21-like: MGVTNFTQEFTSPIASSRMFKALILDSSNLIPKLLPQFIKNVELIQGDGGAGSIEQINFTEGSHFKYVKHRIDELDKGNLVCKYTMIEGDPLGDKFESIGYEVKFEAASYGGCICKMTSKYNTKGDFEIKEEDVKEGKESTIGVYKVVEAYLSENPQLYA; encoded by the exons ATGGGGGTCACCAACTTTACACAAGAGTTCACATCCCCAATTGCGTCATCAAGAATGTTCAAGGCATTGATCTTAGACTCTTCCAACCTCATCCCAAAGCTCTTACCACAATTCATCAAAAACGTTGAATTAATCCAAGGAGATGGAGGAGCCGGAAGCATTGAACAAATCAACTTCACTGAAG GTAGCCACTTCAAATATGTGAAGCACAGAATTGATGAGCTTGATAAGGGCAATTTGGTGTGCAAGTACACTATGATTGAAGGGGACCCCTTGGGTGACAAGTTTGAATCTATTGGTTATGAGGTCAAGTTTGAAGCCGCCAGTTATGGGGGATGCATCTGCAAGATGACAAGCAAATACAATACCAAAGGCGATTTTgaaatcaaagaagaagatgTTAAGGAGGGCAAGGAGAGTACTATTGGGGTCTACAAAGTTGTGGAAGCCTACCTCTCAGAGAACCCTCAACTCTACGCTTAG
- the LOC132184848 gene encoding uncharacterized protein LOC132184848 isoform X1 — MVPELEKPRVTEIQVRMDCNGCVQKIKRALHGINGIYDLYIDVPQQKLTIIGWADPEKILKAIKKTRKIATICSHTEPTEPPAQPPEQAPEGGGAPAPDAANPPPAEAPPTEAAPPAEPPKDPPPPPPPENPPQDTTPPPMAPDGNTSQPAHNPSGQKDVGEVHVIHLHPPDYGYRYSYGHGHGGQWPKYHNGQGLPPEPPQPISVTHSYNTYKPSPYVTEYEHVRSPPYVTEYEHVRSPPRHTYYSRMDRYSEDHHNGNNGNGNITSMFSDENPNACRIM; from the exons ATGGTTCCGGAGTTAGAG AAACCTCGAGTCACTGAGATACAAGTCCGGATGGACTGCAATGGGTGTGTACAGAAGATCAAGAGAGCACTGCATGGCATTAATG GTATATATGATCTCTACATTGACGTCCCtcaacaaaaattgacaataataGGGTGGGCAGATCCAGAAAAAATTCTCAAAGCCATtaagaaaacaaggaaaattgCCACCATATGTTCACACACAGAACCCACAGAACCCCCTGCACAGCCACCAGAACAAGCACCTGAAGGGGGTGGTGCACCAGCCCCTGATGCAGCAAACCCTCCTCCAGCAGAAGCTCCACCAACCGAAGCAGCCCCGCCAGCAGAGCCACCGAAAgacccaccaccaccaccaccacctgaGAATCCACCACAAGATACTACACCACCACCCATGGCTCCAGACGGTAACACAAGCCAGCCAGCACACAACCCCTCTGGACAAAAAGATGTAGGAGAGGTTCATGTAATACACCTCCATCCACCTGACTATGGCTATAGATATAGTTATGGTCACGGCCATGGTGGGCAATGGCCCAAGTACCATAATGGCCAAGGGTTGCCACCAGAGCCTCCTCAACCCATCTCTGTGACACACAGCTACAACACCTATAAGCCGTCACCTTATGTCACTGAGTACGAGCATGTCCGGTCACCGCCTTATGTCACCGAGTACGAGCATGTCCGGTCACCACCACGACACACATATTACAGTAGGATGGACCGGTATAGTGAGGACCATCACAATGGCAACAATGGCAATGGAAATATCACATCAATGTTTAGTGATGAAAATCCAAATGCCTGTAGGATAATGTAG
- the LOC132184848 gene encoding uncharacterized protein LOC132184848 isoform X2: MQKPRVTEIQVRMDCNGCVQKIKRALHGINGIYDLYIDVPQQKLTIIGWADPEKILKAIKKTRKIATICSHTEPTEPPAQPPEQAPEGGGAPAPDAANPPPAEAPPTEAAPPAEPPKDPPPPPPPENPPQDTTPPPMAPDGNTSQPAHNPSGQKDVGEVHVIHLHPPDYGYRYSYGHGHGGQWPKYHNGQGLPPEPPQPISVTHSYNTYKPSPYVTEYEHVRSPPYVTEYEHVRSPPRHTYYSRMDRYSEDHHNGNNGNGNITSMFSDENPNACRIM, encoded by the exons ATGCAGAAACCTCGAGTCACTGAGATACAAGTCCGGATGGACTGCAATGGGTGTGTACAGAAGATCAAGAGAGCACTGCATGGCATTAATG GTATATATGATCTCTACATTGACGTCCCtcaacaaaaattgacaataataGGGTGGGCAGATCCAGAAAAAATTCTCAAAGCCATtaagaaaacaaggaaaattgCCACCATATGTTCACACACAGAACCCACAGAACCCCCTGCACAGCCACCAGAACAAGCACCTGAAGGGGGTGGTGCACCAGCCCCTGATGCAGCAAACCCTCCTCCAGCAGAAGCTCCACCAACCGAAGCAGCCCCGCCAGCAGAGCCACCGAAAgacccaccaccaccaccaccacctgaGAATCCACCACAAGATACTACACCACCACCCATGGCTCCAGACGGTAACACAAGCCAGCCAGCACACAACCCCTCTGGACAAAAAGATGTAGGAGAGGTTCATGTAATACACCTCCATCCACCTGACTATGGCTATAGATATAGTTATGGTCACGGCCATGGTGGGCAATGGCCCAAGTACCATAATGGCCAAGGGTTGCCACCAGAGCCTCCTCAACCCATCTCTGTGACACACAGCTACAACACCTATAAGCCGTCACCTTATGTCACTGAGTACGAGCATGTCCGGTCACCGCCTTATGTCACCGAGTACGAGCATGTCCGGTCACCACCACGACACACATATTACAGTAGGATGGACCGGTATAGTGAGGACCATCACAATGGCAACAATGGCAATGGAAATATCACATCAATGTTTAGTGATGAAAATCCAAATGCCTGTAGGATAATGTAG